Proteins encoded together in one Rossellomorea sp. y25 window:
- a CDS encoding stage 0 sporulation family protein, whose amino-acid sequence MYDVVGVRFKKAGKIYYFDPGELDIQKDCYVIVETVRGVEFGKVVVERKQVGENDVVLPLKKVIRIADQKDRLIVDENKSSATEAYNVCCDKINQHQLDMKLVDVEYTFDRNKVIFYFTADGRVDFRELVKDLASIFRTRIELRQIGVRDEAKMLGGIGPCGRMLCCSTFLGDFEPVSIKMAKDQNLSLNPTKISGLCGRLMCCLKYENDEYEAAKEELPDIGEVIKTPHGKGKVVGLNILERILQVEIKEEERVLEFTLDEIMNAGAVSFQATE is encoded by the coding sequence TTGTACGATGTTGTAGGAGTACGCTTTAAAAAAGCGGGTAAAATCTATTATTTCGATCCGGGTGAATTGGATATTCAGAAAGATTGCTATGTGATCGTTGAAACGGTTCGCGGGGTCGAATTTGGAAAAGTAGTCGTAGAGAGAAAGCAAGTAGGAGAAAATGATGTAGTGCTTCCATTGAAAAAAGTGATTCGTATCGCTGATCAAAAAGATCGTTTAATCGTAGATGAGAATAAATCATCTGCAACGGAAGCCTACAATGTATGTTGTGATAAAATTAATCAGCATCAATTAGATATGAAATTGGTAGATGTAGAATATACATTTGATCGAAATAAAGTCATATTCTATTTTACGGCTGATGGACGAGTTGATTTCCGAGAGCTAGTAAAAGATCTAGCTTCCATTTTCCGTACCCGCATAGAACTTCGTCAGATTGGCGTTCGAGACGAAGCGAAAATGCTGGGTGGTATTGGTCCTTGTGGCCGCATGCTATGTTGTTCAACCTTTTTAGGAGATTTTGAACCGGTATCCATTAAGATGGCGAAGGATCAGAATCTATCCCTTAATCCAACGAAGATTTCAGGTTTATGCGGACGTTTAATGTGCTGTCTGAAATACGAGAACGATGAGTATGAAGCAGCAAAAGAAGAATTACCTGATATCGGAGAAGTGATTAAGACACCTCATGGAAAAGGAAAAGTGGTAGGTCTTAATATTCTGGAACGTATTCTTCAAGTGGAAATTAAAGAAGAAGAGCGGGTTCTGGAATTCACATTAGATGAAATTATGAACGCGGGTGCCGTATCATTCCAAGCCACAGAGTAA
- the yabA gene encoding DNA replication initiation control protein YabA, with translation MDKKEFFDSVSNMEQQIGHLYHQLGELKQCLAEMLEENNSLKLENEHLRRRLEQTENSPKKVQTNSDAGTTSESDLEDKTLDIGEGYDNLARLYQEGFHICNIHFGSPRKDEDCLFCLSFLNKK, from the coding sequence GTGGATAAAAAAGAGTTCTTTGATTCAGTCAGTAACATGGAACAACAAATTGGTCATTTATATCATCAATTAGGTGAGCTCAAACAATGCCTAGCTGAAATGTTAGAAGAGAATAACTCTCTGAAGCTTGAAAATGAGCATTTGCGCCGTAGACTGGAACAAACAGAGAACTCACCAAAAAAGGTACAAACAAACAGCGATGCGGGTACAACGAGTGAGTCAGACTTAGAAGATAAAACACTGGATATTGGAGAAGGGTATGACAACCTTGCTCGATTATACCAGGAAGGATTTCATATTTGTAATATACACTTCGGAAGTCCACGGAAGGATGAAGACTGCTTGTTCTGCCTTTCTTTCTTAAATAAGAAATAA
- a CDS encoding tRNA1(Val) (adenine(37)-N6)-methyltransferase, with amino-acid sequence MVELKEDERLDYLLAENMRIIQSPSVFSFSTDAVLLAHFSYLPIHKGKVVDLCSGNGIIPLLLSARTNVEITGVEIQERLFDMAQRSIEYNGRQNQISMKLGDVKEIDQLLHHSHYDVVTCNPPYFNTPPGDKRNVNEHYAIARHEILCSLEDTIKASSYLLKQGGKASFVHRPGRLMDILSLMRKHRLEPKRLRFVYPKPGREANTILIEGIKDGKPDLKILPPLYVYDEQNKYSREVYDMLFGKNEDKD; translated from the coding sequence ATGGTTGAGTTAAAAGAAGATGAACGTTTAGATTATTTATTGGCCGAAAACATGAGGATCATTCAAAGTCCATCTGTTTTTTCCTTTTCAACAGATGCGGTCCTATTGGCCCATTTCAGCTATTTACCGATTCACAAAGGGAAAGTGGTTGATCTATGTTCGGGTAACGGCATCATCCCCTTATTACTAAGTGCAAGAACCAACGTTGAAATTACGGGGGTGGAGATTCAGGAAAGACTATTTGATATGGCACAAAGAAGTATCGAGTATAATGGCCGTCAAAATCAAATATCCATGAAGCTGGGGGATGTGAAGGAAATTGATCAGCTTCTTCATCATTCCCATTATGATGTCGTAACCTGTAATCCTCCATACTTTAATACTCCACCCGGGGATAAAAGAAACGTAAACGAGCACTATGCGATTGCCCGTCATGAAATCTTATGTTCTCTTGAGGATACCATCAAAGCTTCAAGCTATCTCCTGAAGCAAGGGGGAAAGGCTTCCTTCGTCCATCGTCCGGGTCGATTGATGGACATCCTATCGTTGATGAGGAAGCATCGTCTCGAGCCGAAACGATTGCGCTTTGTATATCCGAAGCCGGGAAGAGAAGCCAACACCATCTTAATAGAAGGAATAAAAGATGGGAAACCGGACCTGAAAATTCTTCCTCCCCTTTATGTGTATGACGAACAAAACAAATACTCAAGGGAAGTATATGATATGCTGTTTGGAAAGAATGAAGATAAGGACTAA
- the rsmI gene encoding 16S rRNA (cytidine(1402)-2'-O)-methyltransferase, producing MNQQKSFQDSDKGSLYLVPTPIGNLEDMTFRAIRMMKEAAVIAAEDTRNTKKLCNYFEIDTPIISYHEHNKETSGPKLIERMKRGELIALVSDAGMPSISDPGYELVKEAIHHEIAVIPLPGANAALTALIASGLAPQPFYFYGFLHRGKKDKRAELATLKTLEDTFILYESPHRLKETLKELYGALGNRQIVVCRELTKKFEEFIRGSLEEVMEWANDGEVRGEFCLLIEGAGPLEKEEEDVWWSSYSLQEHVQHYVNEKSMSSKEAIKQVSKERSLPKREVYQAYHVE from the coding sequence ATGAACCAGCAAAAAAGCTTTCAAGATAGTGACAAAGGAAGCTTGTATCTTGTCCCTACACCAATCGGGAATTTAGAGGATATGACGTTTCGAGCAATCCGCATGATGAAGGAAGCGGCAGTGATTGCTGCTGAAGATACAAGAAATACGAAAAAACTATGTAATTACTTTGAAATTGACACGCCTATCATTAGTTATCATGAGCATAATAAAGAAACGAGCGGACCGAAGCTGATTGAACGAATGAAAAGAGGCGAGCTCATTGCCCTTGTAAGTGATGCAGGTATGCCATCCATCTCAGATCCGGGATACGAACTGGTGAAAGAAGCAATCCATCACGAAATTGCTGTCATTCCACTACCGGGAGCTAATGCAGCTCTTACGGCTTTGATCGCTTCAGGATTGGCTCCGCAGCCATTTTATTTCTATGGGTTTTTACATAGAGGGAAGAAAGACAAAAGAGCGGAACTGGCTACACTTAAAACGCTGGAAGATACATTTATCCTTTATGAATCACCACACAGATTAAAAGAAACATTAAAAGAGCTATATGGAGCTTTGGGAAATAGACAAATCGTTGTTTGTCGTGAGCTCACGAAGAAATTCGAGGAATTCATCCGTGGATCCCTGGAAGAAGTAATGGAATGGGCAAACGATGGAGAAGTACGAGGCGAATTCTGCTTATTGATTGAGGGAGCAGGTCCGTTGGAGAAAGAAGAGGAAGACGTCTGGTGGAGCAGCTACTCCCTCCAGGAACATGTTCAACACTATGTAAATGAAAAAAGCATGTCCTCCAAAGAAGCCATCAAACAAGTCTCTAAAGAACGATCCCTTCCAAAACGGGAAGTATATCAAGCTTATCATGTTGAATAG